The Paenibacillus sp. YPG26 genome includes a window with the following:
- a CDS encoding MFS transporter, which produces MNQNYHRDKLWTKSFIMLTLSYLLLFLCLQMLLAPFPTYAKERFHPNDFTVSLVTSLFALSAIVTRFIMIPVMRRVHRNTVLITGIVIAGVATALYSFADTMFLLLLLRIAFGVGFGMASTVMPTLVSQIIPKNRIGEGIGYFGLSTSLAMSIGPMIGLSVLAGFGFPSLTLLGTAAVGLIIPMLLFTGSVPPQPLVTTASSGAHTDKLPFPRTILLPAGLNMLMSITYGGLLGFLALYGAEIHLAQIGLFFLFNAFTVLVIRPVSGRIFDSKGPAAVLIPASLIVFASLLTLSYTHSLSLLIVSALLYGLGFGAIQPTTQAWMLRETTPGQHGMVNSFYYNSIDFGVAIGSMLLGVLASATSYSQMYRYSSFVMLLFLLVFIAFRAHTKERAPIQTPSRPGPES; this is translated from the coding sequence ATGAATCAGAATTATCATAGAGACAAGCTGTGGACAAAGTCGTTCATCATGCTGACACTAAGCTATTTACTGTTGTTCTTATGTCTTCAAATGCTGCTGGCTCCATTCCCTACGTACGCCAAGGAGCGGTTCCATCCTAACGACTTCACCGTCAGTCTGGTGACGAGCTTGTTCGCCTTATCGGCCATCGTTACCCGGTTCATTATGATTCCGGTTATGCGGAGAGTTCACCGGAATACTGTGCTCATCACCGGAATTGTTATCGCAGGAGTGGCAACCGCACTGTATTCATTCGCGGATACGATGTTTCTGCTGCTTCTGCTGCGCATAGCCTTTGGAGTCGGATTCGGCATGGCAAGCACAGTAATGCCTACGCTTGTATCCCAGATCATTCCGAAGAACCGGATTGGTGAAGGCATTGGGTATTTCGGCTTGTCCACGAGTCTGGCCATGTCCATTGGACCTATGATCGGCTTGTCTGTCCTTGCGGGATTTGGGTTCCCCTCGCTTACCCTGCTGGGTACTGCAGCTGTGGGGTTAATTATTCCAATGCTGCTCTTCACAGGCAGTGTTCCTCCTCAGCCGCTAGTGACAACGGCGTCAAGCGGCGCTCATACGGACAAGCTCCCTTTCCCAAGAACAATTCTCCTGCCAGCCGGACTGAATATGCTCATGTCCATCACATACGGGGGACTACTCGGCTTTCTCGCTTTATACGGGGCGGAGATTCATTTGGCTCAAATCGGCTTGTTCTTCTTGTTCAATGCATTCACGGTGCTGGTGATCCGGCCTGTATCCGGTCGTATATTTGACAGCAAAGGCCCTGCAGCGGTGCTGATTCCGGCCTCGCTAATTGTCTTCGCAAGCCTGCTTACGCTCTCATACACCCATTCACTTTCGCTGCTGATTGTGTCCGCGCTGCTGTACGGGCTTGGCTTCGGGGCGATCCAGCCGACCACGCAGGCCTGGATGCTCCGCGAGACTACGCCTGGGCAGCACGGCATGGTGAACAGTTTTTACTACAATTCTATTGACTTCGGTGTGGCGATCGGGTCCATGTTGCTGGGTGTTCTCGCCTCCGCAACGAGCTATTCGCAGATGTACAGGTATTCTTCTTTCGTCATGCTCCTGTTTCTGCTAGTCTTTATCGCATTCAGAGCACATACGAAGGAGCGGGCGCCGATCCAGACGCCCTCCCGGCCAGGTCCGGAATCCTAA
- a CDS encoding MarR family transcriptional regulator, translating to MTTIWMGRGLLNSPLDESIGFHMGIAYRKMSQVLQQRLRDYHITPEQWSVLYRISEKEGQIQREIGERSGKDKPTTTRIITALEEKGFIRRVSGENDRRSFFIFITEEGRSVIRDTIPLERQILKEVTEGMTDEESKLLLKLLRQIAGKADLMIEREKKE from the coding sequence ATGACAACTATATGGATGGGGAGAGGTCTTTTGAACAGCCCGCTGGATGAATCAATCGGTTTTCATATGGGGATAGCCTACCGCAAGATGTCTCAAGTTCTGCAGCAGCGTCTGCGGGATTATCATATCACTCCAGAGCAGTGGTCTGTACTGTACCGGATATCGGAGAAGGAGGGTCAGATCCAGAGAGAGATTGGTGAACGTTCCGGGAAGGATAAGCCTACAACAACCCGGATCATCACCGCTTTGGAAGAGAAGGGATTCATACGCAGGGTAAGCGGAGAGAATGACCGCCGCTCGTTCTTCATCTTCATTACCGAAGAGGGCAGATCGGTTATAAGAGATACTATACCGTTAGAGCGGCAGATATTGAAGGAAGTTACCGAAGGGATGACAGATGAGGAGTCCAAGCTATTACTGAAGCTGCTCCGGCAGATTGCCGGCAAGGCGGACCTTATGATAGAGAGAGAGAAGAAGGAGTGA
- a CDS encoding PAS domain S-box protein gives MHNDLIPQFPNYEQVYTLSPMGIAFISAEGKWLQVNPALCQLLGYTEEELLGLSMSELTYQEEYASSYTKVSNLCYAEQPTLNLEHKLIRKDGSVILAQVVVSLINREEEGLPSYFIIYVSSDYYVGKNMQDREEFLAQSMRIASIGSWEWNVDRNTVICSEQVYSICGIPRTKDHLKVYEVLDLVPDGERERLKGIFGEAIRNREFKFELNLVRPTREAQYLDLRGIVTYAEDSKLPKTIMGTIQDITERKQDQLKLQESVERYNSLKKYNHDAVISLDLEGNIINCNAVAEQLTGYKIKEISGTSFSRFIGLKNLKDILHHALNDNTVERKIDTIAHRDGHATEVLTTIAPIIINNQNVGFYIIAKDMTEQTRLIAAKEAAENTNKAKSEFLAMMSHEIRTPMNGVIGMTDLLLETTHLDGTQREYVEIIRKSGDSLLSIINDILDFAKIESGKTVLHQSEFGLRDVMMEAMDMLRTRADQKGLRMNLSISANVPDKLVGDPDRLKQILINLLGNSIKFTYNGGVSVDVNLYSSCEKHTLLEFRVQDTGIGIPQDKVQYLFQPFHQLDNFMSRKYEGTGLGLAITKKLVGLLGGEIRVEPREGPGATFVFTISFQRVNRGSEAVEFGETDLIEAHSRMKLKILVAEDNDINQLVLRKMLEKMGHSVVIVNNGFEVIQAVAYETFDLIFMDMHMPGMNGLEASRILHETLPPGRVPLIIAVTANVLKGDREQCLAAGMQDYITKPIKSHVISEVIDKHFLK, from the coding sequence ATGCATAATGATTTGATTCCCCAATTCCCCAATTATGAACAAGTGTATACTTTGTCACCTATGGGAATTGCTTTTATCTCAGCGGAGGGAAAGTGGCTTCAAGTGAATCCGGCACTCTGCCAACTCCTCGGTTATACAGAGGAAGAGCTGCTTGGCTTAAGCATGAGCGAGCTTACTTACCAGGAAGAATACGCAAGCAGCTACACTAAGGTCAGCAACCTGTGTTATGCAGAGCAGCCAACGCTTAACCTTGAGCATAAGCTTATCCGTAAAGATGGAAGCGTTATTCTGGCTCAGGTGGTGGTCTCCTTAATCAACAGGGAGGAAGAAGGCCTTCCGTCATATTTTATTATCTATGTGTCCTCAGACTACTATGTAGGCAAGAACATGCAGGACAGAGAAGAGTTCCTCGCTCAGTCGATGCGCATTGCTTCCATAGGCAGCTGGGAATGGAATGTGGACAGGAACACCGTCATCTGCTCGGAGCAGGTGTACTCGATATGCGGAATCCCACGGACGAAGGATCACCTGAAGGTATATGAGGTCCTGGATCTGGTACCGGATGGAGAGAGAGAGCGTCTTAAGGGGATTTTTGGCGAGGCGATACGCAACAGGGAATTCAAATTTGAGCTCAATCTGGTCCGGCCAACCCGGGAGGCCCAGTATCTGGACCTGCGGGGAATTGTCACCTATGCAGAGGATAGCAAGCTTCCCAAGACCATAATGGGCACAATTCAGGATATTACCGAGCGCAAGCAGGACCAGCTTAAGTTGCAGGAGAGCGTAGAGCGATATAACTCCTTGAAGAAGTATAATCACGATGCAGTAATCTCGCTTGATCTTGAAGGGAATATCATCAACTGTAATGCGGTTGCGGAGCAATTAACCGGTTATAAGATCAAGGAGATATCGGGTACGAGCTTCTCCCGCTTCATCGGTCTCAAGAATCTGAAGGATATCCTTCATCATGCGCTGAATGACAACACGGTAGAGAGAAAGATTGATACTATCGCCCACAGAGACGGTCATGCAACCGAGGTGCTGACAACCATTGCTCCTATTATTATTAACAACCAGAATGTGGGATTCTATATTATTGCGAAGGATATGACCGAGCAGACAAGACTCATCGCCGCCAAAGAAGCGGCTGAGAATACGAATAAAGCCAAAAGCGAATTTTTGGCTATGATGAGTCATGAAATACGGACACCGATGAACGGGGTGATCGGGATGACGGATCTTCTGCTGGAGACAACCCATCTGGATGGTACCCAGCGGGAGTATGTCGAAATTATCCGCAAGAGTGGAGATTCTCTGCTGTCCATTATTAATGATATATTGGATTTCGCCAAAATCGAGTCCGGGAAGACCGTGCTGCACCAATCCGAGTTCGGACTCAGGGACGTTATGATGGAAGCTATGGACATGCTTCGGACGAGAGCGGATCAGAAGGGGCTGCGAATGAACCTCTCGATATCTGCCAATGTTCCGGACAAGCTGGTAGGAGATCCGGACAGGTTGAAGCAGATTCTAATTAATCTGTTGGGGAATTCAATCAAGTTCACATATAACGGCGGAGTCTCCGTGGATGTCAACCTGTACTCCAGCTGTGAGAAACACACGCTGCTTGAATTCAGAGTTCAGGATACAGGCATCGGAATCCCGCAGGATAAGGTTCAGTACTTGTTCCAGCCCTTCCACCAGCTGGATAACTTTATGAGCCGTAAATATGAAGGCACAGGGCTTGGGCTTGCGATCACGAAGAAGCTGGTTGGGCTGCTTGGCGGGGAGATCCGTGTTGAGCCGAGAGAGGGGCCAGGCGCCACATTCGTATTTACAATCAGCTTTCAGCGGGTGAACAGAGGTTCGGAAGCAGTCGAATTCGGGGAGACAGACCTGATCGAGGCGCATTCCCGTATGAAACTGAAGATTCTTGTAGCTGAGGACAATGATATTAACCAACTGGTCCTTAGGAAAATGCTTGAGAAGATGGGCCATAGCGTAGTTATCGTGAACAACGGGTTTGAGGTCATTCAGGCGGTTGCTTATGAGACCTTCGATCTGATCTTCATGGATATGCACATGCCGGGAATGAACGGGCTGGAGGCCTCCAGGATCCTGCATGAGACCCTTCCGCCCGGTAGAGTTCCCCTGATTATCGCAGTAACCGCTAATGTGCTTAAGGGCGACCGGGAGCAGTGCCTGGCTGCGGGCATGCAGGATTATATCACCAAGCCGATCAAGAGCCATGTCATCTCCGAGGTGATTGATAAGCACTTTCTCAAATAA